From Quercus robur chromosome 8, dhQueRobu3.1, whole genome shotgun sequence:
ttatatttcatttcaaaaaaagCCTCTGTCTATGTTAAATATGGAAATGTTGATTTCAAATAGTTGGTATTTGATACTTGCAACTATTTTATCCAACATGGCAGGCAAACGCAGCATCTGGGATGGCTGTACACGATGATTGCAAGCTTAAGTTTTTAGAACTGAAGACAAAAAGAACTTACCGCTACATTGTTTTCAAGATTGAGGAGAAGCAAAAGCAGGTTATTGTTGAGAAGCTCGGTGAGCCAACTGATAGTTATGAGGTTTTCTCTGCAAGCCTCCCTGCCAATGAGTGCCGTTATGCTGTGTATGACTTTGATTTTATGACAGAGGAGAATGTCCCAAGGAGCAGGATTGTTTTCATCGCCTGGTATTCTTTAGTGTTTCTGAGTTTACCATGTTCTTGTTCCGTGCTCCTGTATTATTGTTTGTTATGCTTTGTGCTTTTACTGATCTATTATATTATGTATGAAGGTCCCCTGATGTTTCAAAGGTGAGAAGCAAGATGATTTATGCAAGCTCTAAGGATAGGTTTAAGAGAGAGTTGGATGGTATTCAGGTGGAGTTGCAAGCTACTGATCCTACTGAGATGGGCGTTGATGTTATTAGAAGCCGCACTAATTAAATTTGAAGTGTGAGCTATGCAATGGAGATCTTTCCAACTATCTGGTTCAATGTTTATAGGTCGTGGAACTTAGAACTTGCTTTAATCTATGCTAATGGCTTggtgtttatttaaattttttcttatttttttgagtgAAAGGCAATTCGGCTTGGtgttttttacatttaaaactTCCTGAATTGTTATCTGTGGCTTTATTGGGTATACTATTTAGTGTGAAACTATACACACTACTTATATGCTGGATTATGAGGTACATATCAATTTCAGTTTGCTCATTTGAACCCTATATTGTATTGTAGATCAGGCTATTCTTTTGCCTTCCCCAATACTGAGTTTGTCCTATGGTTACTtgattttctttccaatttttttgGTGACATAGGAACAGTTTTTAAAGTGCCCGATAGGCCGAAGATGTATTCATCAATTGCCAATAAGAGTAGATCAGTATTAGCATTGTCAGTCCTTGCtattctttttaatctttttaggTCCTGGgaattgataattttatatttctaacTTATACCATTACCATTAAATCGATGGGCAATAGTGAGCAACATTATGTTTAGTGTTTATCCATAGACTTGCTTATGCAATCTAAACCCCTGGCCAAGTGAAATGTTCTTTTTATTCCTTTGATCGGTCAAGGGACTTTTGCAAGATTGTATGCCATAGCAATATAGCATTATTGTGGCAGTGGTAACCGGGacctttaataaaaataacattttcgtaattttaattttaattatctttGTGAGGTTGTATATTTCCCGAGTACAAGGTTTTTgcctctctttttattaaaagtttttctaatattaaaaaaatagttaaaagttAATTGTGATCAAGCagttcttttataatttttatgtaagGGAGTGGTAACATGCACAATACATCAGAGTTATGCTGTTCGCTCAATacattccttcctctctatcctTGGAATGTTAGGTCATGGCTGCACTAAAAATATAGATATTCGGGACTTCCATATCCATTGTCAAGCATTCATAGGCCACAAAGAGTCATGGTGTTGGAATAAAATCTACTAACTCGGTTTGCTGTAAGAAGCTCGTAGTGTAGAGATTATCCAAGTAATAATATTGTGCCGAATAAAAATCATTTGTCCCattttaaaataactttttatgcTATTAGTCTTAGCttgtcatatttttatttttattttttccttttaaaatcaccaaaggttaaaaaatgaaaaaatggttTTTAGTTAGCTTACTTGTAAATTTTCTTGTTATTGAATAAGAGATACGATGATTAAGAGCAATCATCATAGAATAAACATCATAGACTTAAAATATTATCATAtctatcaaaattcaaaagagaaaaaattagtTATATGACATATTGTAATTGGTATAGCATAAAGTGaaacactaaaaataaataaaattttcattcaat
This genomic window contains:
- the LOC126697448 gene encoding actin-depolymerizing factor 2-like, which codes for MANAASGMAVHDDCKLKFLELKTKRTYRYIVFKIEEKQKQVIVEKLGEPTDSYEVFSASLPANECRYAVYDFDFMTEENVPRSRIVFIAWSPDVSKVRSKMIYASSKDRFKRELDGIQVELQATDPTEMGVDVIRSRTN